One genomic segment of Oreochromis aureus strain Israel breed Guangdong linkage group 9, ZZ_aureus, whole genome shotgun sequence includes these proteins:
- the abcd3a gene encoding ATP-binding cassette sub-family D member 3a translates to MAGFSKYLTARNSSIAGSILFVLVLLKHRKRTKSNRGSSDLVLNTQKDGKKDRAAVDKVFFLRILRILRVLVPRVFCMEAGYLIFIAAMLVARTYCDVWMIQNGTMIESAIIGRSTKDFKICLLKFIEFMPIISLVNNFLKFGLNELKLRFRERLTHHLYNQYLQGYTYYKMGNLDNRVANADQLLTQDVEKFCNSVVDLYSNVSKPLLDIGLYIFKLTSAIGAQGPATMMVYLLISGLFLTRLRRPVGKMTVTEQRYEGEYRYVNSRLITNSEEIAFYNGNKREKQTIHSIFQKLVNHLHDFIFFRFSMGVVDSIIAKYLATVVGYLVVSRPFLNLSHPRHTHSTHSELLEDYYQSGRMLLRMSQALGRIVLAGREMSRLSGFTARIVELMKVLKDLNAGKYERTMVSQQEKEADAAEKLVLVPGSGQIINKDNLIKFENTPLATPNGDLLIRNLTFEVKSGTNVLVCGPNGCGKSSLFRVLGELWPLFGGHLTKPERGKLFYVPQRPYMTLGSLRDQVIYPDTHEEQKRKGISDQVLKEYLDNVQLGHILDREGSWDTVQDWMDVLSGGEKQRMAMARLFYHKPQFAILDECTSAVSVDVEDYIYTHCRTVGITLFTVSHRKSLWKHHEYYLHMDGRGNYEFKPITEETVEFGS, encoded by the exons ATGGCGGGTTTCAGTAAATATCTGACAGCTAGGAACTCCTCCATAGCGGGCAGcattttgtttgtgttagtCCTGCTGAAGCACAGGAAGCGGACCAAGTCAAATAG AGGAAGCTCAGATCTGGTGCTGAACACGCAG AAGGATGGCAAAAAAGATCGGGCAGCTGTGGACAAAGTTTTCTTTCTCCGGATCCTCCGGATTCTCCGGGTCTTGGTGCCTCGCGTTTTCTGCATGGAG GCTGGCTACCttatttttattgctgccatGTTGGTGGCCAGAACCTACTGTGATGTGTGGATGATCCAGAATGGGACCATGATCGAAAG tgcaATTATTGGTCGTTCGACTAAAGATTTCAAGATCTGCTTGTTGAAGTTTATTGAATTCATGCCAATT ATATCCTTGGTGAACAACTTCCTAAAGTTTGGTCTGAATGAGCTGAAGCTGAGGTTTCGTGAGAGGCTAACCCACCATCTCTACAACCAGTACCTGCA AGGTTACACTTACTACAAAATGGGAAACTTGGACAACCGTGTAGCCAACGCAGACCAGCTGCTGACACAGGATGTGGAGAAATTCTGCAACAGCGTGGTGGATCTGTACTCCAACGTCAGCAAG CCTCTGTTAGATATTGGCCTTTACATCTTCAAACTGACAAGTGCCATTGGTGCCCAG GGTCCAGCCACCATGATGGTCTACCTGCTGATCTCAGGTCTGTTCCTGACCAGATTAAGGAGGCCAGTAGGCAAGATGACCGTGACTGAGCAGCGTTACGAGGGAGAGTACCGCTATGTGAACTCTCGCCTCATCACCAACAG TGAGGAGATTGCCTTCTACAATGGAAACAAGAGGGAAAAACAGACCATTCATAGCATTTTCCAGAAACTG GTGAACCACCTGCATGACTTCATCTTCTTCCGGTTCTCTATGGGCGTCGTGGACAGTATCATTGCTAAGT ATCTGGCCACCGTGGTGGGATATCTGGTGGTTAGCCGGCCGTTCCTGAACCTTTCCCATCCAcggcacacacacagcacacactcagagctgctggag GACTACTACCAGAGCGGCAGGATGCTGCTGAGAATGTCCCAGGCCCTGGGCAGGATTGTTCTGGCTGGCCGAGAGATGAGCCGGCTCTCAGG GTTCACGGCTCGTATCGTTGAACTGATGAAGGTGCTCAAGGACCTTAATGCTGGCAAATACGAGCGCACCATGGTGTCCCAGCAGGAGAAGG AAGCAGATGCTGCAGAGAAACTGGTTCTGGTCCCGGGCAGTGGTCAAATTATTAACAAAGACAACCTAATCAA ATTTGAGAATACTCCCCTAGCAACACCCAATGGAGACCTCTTGATCAGAAATCTTACGTTTGAA GTGAAGTCTGGCACTAATGTTCTTGTGTGTGGACCCAATGGCTGTGGGAAGAGCTCCCTGTTCAGAGTGCTGGGAGAG CTGTGGCCTCTGTTTGGTGGGCATCTGACAAAACCTGAGAGAGGGAAGCTTTTCTATGTCCCACAG AGACCCTACATGACTCTGGGTTCTCTGAGGGACCAAGTCATTTACCCCGACACCCAtgaagaacaaaaaagaaaaggcatcTCTGATCAG GTGCTGAAGGAATACCTGGATAATGTTCAGCTGGGTCACATCCTGGACCGGGAGGGCAGCTGGGATACTGTCCAGGACTGGATGGATGTTCTCAGTGGAGGGGAAAAACAGAGAATGGCT ATGGCCAGACTGTTCTACCACAAGCCCCAGTTTGCTATCCTGGATGAGTGCACCAGTGCAGTGAGTGTGGATGTTGAGGATTACATCTACACCCATTGCAGGACG GTGGGCATCACCTTGTTCACTGTGTCTCACAGGAAATCCCTGTGGAAACATCATGAG TATTATCTGCACATGGATGGAAGAGGAAACTACGAGTTCAAGCCCATCACAGAAGAAACAGTCGAGTTTGGTTCATAA